The Pieris napi chromosome 21, ilPieNapi1.2, whole genome shotgun sequence genome contains a region encoding:
- the LOC125060218 gene encoding uncharacterized protein LOC125060218 isoform X4, which yields MGNKRKKYSCSRNAKSAANARQSKRDLKVRKKWCTIMKRDDKVPLSYHTVRYCCEDHFDLEADMENYVKYKLVGGQLRLKKGALPHKFDCQKPQKNIAERPGFKKRAKREKKLIEDRMTATESNEPREMDCQPTALLQDTSKNNENSVDNEGSLQSPSDEKFNNEEIKCEIETFKNDENSVDNEGSLQSPSDEIFNNEEIKCEIETFKIDENSVDNDGSLQSPSDEIFNNEEMECEISKNNENSVDNDGSLQEPSDEILNQIKKECVTVPQQEETTIDFESDKSLDIPKTQKNSRLREKNKIIIRQQKKLAVQDKTIATQKRLIAKQVKVINSLKANIENLELKNDKLTKRNEFLRGSLQRLREKVLNENE from the exons ATGGGTAACAAACGCAAAAAATATAGTTGCAGTAGAAATGCGAAGTCTGCAGCGAACGCCAGGCAATcaaaaag GGACCTGAAAGTGCGCAAAAAATGGTGTACTATCATGAAGAGGGATGACAAAGTTCCGCTTTCGTACCACACTGTAAGATATTGTTGCGAGGATCATTTTGAT ttggaAGCTGATATGGAGAACTACGTCAAGTATAAGCTTGTGGGAGGACAGCTTAGATTGAAGAAGGGAGCATTGCCTCATAAGTTTGATTGCCAAAaaccacaaaaaaatatagctGAGAGACCCGGGTTTAAGAAAAG agCGAAACGTGAAAAAAAACTCATAGAAGACCGGATGACAGCAACAGAATCCAATGAGCCGAGAGAGATGGATTGCCAACCAACAGCATTGCTTCAG GATACTTCAAAAAACAATGAGAATAGCGTTGACAATGAAGGTAGTTTACAAAGTCCTTCTGatgaaaaattcaataatgaagaaataaaatgCGAAATT GAGACTTTCAAAAACGACGAGAATAGCGTTGACAATGAAGGTAGTTTACAAAGTCCTTCTGATGAAATATTCAATaatgaagaaataaaatgCGAAATT GAGACTTTCAAAATCGACGAGAATAGCGTTGACAATGACGGTAGTTTACAAAGTCCTTCTGATGAAATATTCAATAATGAAGAAATGGAATGC gaaatttcaaaaaacaaCGAGAATAGCGTTGACAATGACGGTAGTTTACAAGAACCATCTGATGAAATActcaatcaaataaaaaaagaatgcGTAACG GTGCCGCAGCAGGAGGAAACTACAATAGACTTTGAAAGTGACAAATCTTTAGACATACCTAagacacaaaaaaattcacgACTGcgagagaaaaataaaataataataagacagCAAAAAAAACTAGCCGTTCAAGATAAAACGATAGCAACCCAAAAAAGATTAATAGCAAAACAAGTAAAGGTAATCAACAGTCTAAAGGCCAATATAgagaatttagaattaaaaaatgataagCTGACAAAGCGGAATGAGTTTTTAAGAGGATCATTACAGAGACTAAGAGAAAAAGTACTTAATGAGAAcgaataa
- the LOC125060218 gene encoding uncharacterized protein LOC125060218 isoform X3 — MFLSSCHIAILLKNNIITGMGNKRKKYSCSRNAKSAANARQSKRDLKVRKKWCTIMKRDDKVPLSYHTVRYCCEDHFDLEADMENYVKYKLVGGQLRLKKGALPHKFDCQKPQKNIAERPGFKKRAKREKKLIEDRMTATESNEPREMDCQPTALLQDTSKNNENSVDNEGSLQSPSDEKFNNEEIKCEIETFKNDENSVDNEGSLQSPSDEIFNNEEIKCEIETFKIDENSVDNDGSLQSPSDEIFNNEEMECEISKNNENSVDNDGSLQEPSDEILNQIKKECVTVPQQEETTIDFESDKSLDIPKTQKNSRLREKNKIIIRQQKKLAVQDKTIATQKRLIAKQVKVINSLKANIENLELKNDKLTKRNEFLRGSLQRLREKVLNENE, encoded by the exons ATGTTTCTTTCGAGTTGTCATATCGCAATTttgctaaaaaataatattattacaggCATGGGTAACAAACGCAAAAAATATAGTTGCAGTAGAAATGCGAAGTCTGCAGCGAACGCCAGGCAATcaaaaag GGACCTGAAAGTGCGCAAAAAATGGTGTACTATCATGAAGAGGGATGACAAAGTTCCGCTTTCGTACCACACTGTAAGATATTGTTGCGAGGATCATTTTGAT ttggaAGCTGATATGGAGAACTACGTCAAGTATAAGCTTGTGGGAGGACAGCTTAGATTGAAGAAGGGAGCATTGCCTCATAAGTTTGATTGCCAAAaaccacaaaaaaatatagctGAGAGACCCGGGTTTAAGAAAAG agCGAAACGTGAAAAAAAACTCATAGAAGACCGGATGACAGCAACAGAATCCAATGAGCCGAGAGAGATGGATTGCCAACCAACAGCATTGCTTCAG GATACTTCAAAAAACAATGAGAATAGCGTTGACAATGAAGGTAGTTTACAAAGTCCTTCTGatgaaaaattcaataatgaagaaataaaatgCGAAATT GAGACTTTCAAAAACGACGAGAATAGCGTTGACAATGAAGGTAGTTTACAAAGTCCTTCTGATGAAATATTCAATaatgaagaaataaaatgCGAAATT GAGACTTTCAAAATCGACGAGAATAGCGTTGACAATGACGGTAGTTTACAAAGTCCTTCTGATGAAATATTCAATAATGAAGAAATGGAATGC gaaatttcaaaaaacaaCGAGAATAGCGTTGACAATGACGGTAGTTTACAAGAACCATCTGATGAAATActcaatcaaataaaaaaagaatgcGTAACG GTGCCGCAGCAGGAGGAAACTACAATAGACTTTGAAAGTGACAAATCTTTAGACATACCTAagacacaaaaaaattcacgACTGcgagagaaaaataaaataataataagacagCAAAAAAAACTAGCCGTTCAAGATAAAACGATAGCAACCCAAAAAAGATTAATAGCAAAACAAGTAAAGGTAATCAACAGTCTAAAGGCCAATATAgagaatttagaattaaaaaatgataagCTGACAAAGCGGAATGAGTTTTTAAGAGGATCATTACAGAGACTAAGAGAAAAAGTACTTAATGAGAAcgaataa
- the LOC125060218 gene encoding uncharacterized protein LOC125060218 isoform X6: protein MGNKRKKYSCSRNAKSAANARQSKRAKREKKLIEDRMTATESNEPREMDCQPTALLQDTSKNNENSVDNEGSLQSPSDEKFNNEEIKCEIETFKNDENSVDNEGSLQSPSDEIFNNEEIKCEIETFKIDENSVDNDGSLQSPSDEIFNNEEMECEISKNNENSVDNDGSLQEPSDEILNQIKKECVTVPQQEETTIDFESDKSLDIPKTQKNSRLREKNKIIIRQQKKLAVQDKTIATQKRLIAKQVKVINSLKANIENLELKNDKLTKRNEFLRGSLQRLREKVLNENE, encoded by the exons ATGGGTAACAAACGCAAAAAATATAGTTGCAGTAGAAATGCGAAGTCTGCAGCGAACGCCAGGCAATcaaaaag agCGAAACGTGAAAAAAAACTCATAGAAGACCGGATGACAGCAACAGAATCCAATGAGCCGAGAGAGATGGATTGCCAACCAACAGCATTGCTTCAG GATACTTCAAAAAACAATGAGAATAGCGTTGACAATGAAGGTAGTTTACAAAGTCCTTCTGatgaaaaattcaataatgaagaaataaaatgCGAAATT GAGACTTTCAAAAACGACGAGAATAGCGTTGACAATGAAGGTAGTTTACAAAGTCCTTCTGATGAAATATTCAATaatgaagaaataaaatgCGAAATT GAGACTTTCAAAATCGACGAGAATAGCGTTGACAATGACGGTAGTTTACAAAGTCCTTCTGATGAAATATTCAATAATGAAGAAATGGAATGC gaaatttcaaaaaacaaCGAGAATAGCGTTGACAATGACGGTAGTTTACAAGAACCATCTGATGAAATActcaatcaaataaaaaaagaatgcGTAACG GTGCCGCAGCAGGAGGAAACTACAATAGACTTTGAAAGTGACAAATCTTTAGACATACCTAagacacaaaaaaattcacgACTGcgagagaaaaataaaataataataagacagCAAAAAAAACTAGCCGTTCAAGATAAAACGATAGCAACCCAAAAAAGATTAATAGCAAAACAAGTAAAGGTAATCAACAGTCTAAAGGCCAATATAgagaatttagaattaaaaaatgataagCTGACAAAGCGGAATGAGTTTTTAAGAGGATCATTACAGAGACTAAGAGAAAAAGTACTTAATGAGAAcgaataa